In one Cervus elaphus chromosome 9, mCerEla1.1, whole genome shotgun sequence genomic region, the following are encoded:
- the POLR2E gene encoding DNA-directed RNA polymerases I, II, and III subunit RPABC1: MDDEEETYRLWKIRKTIMQLCHDRGYLVTQDELDQTLEEFKAQFGDKPSEGRPRRTDLTVLVAHNDDPTDQMFVFFPEEPKVGIKTIKVYCQRMQEENITRALIVVQQGMTPSAKQSLVDMAPKYILEQFLQQELLINITEHELVPEHVVMTKEEVTELLARYKLRENQLPRIQAGDPVARYFGIKRGQVVKIIRPSETAGRYITYRLVQ; this comes from the exons ATGGACGACGAGGAGGAGACATACCGGCTGTGGAAGATCCGCAAGACCATCATGCAG CTGTGCCACGACCGTGGCTACCTGGTGACCCAGGACGAGCTGGACCAGACGCTGGAGGAGTTCAAGGCCCAGTTTGGGGACAAGCCCAGTGAAGGGCGGCCGAGGCGCACGGACCTCACGGTGCTAGTGGCGCACAACGATGACCCCACCGACCAGATGTTCGTCTTCTTCCCAG AGGAGCCCAAGGTGGGCATCAAGACCATCAAGGTGTACTGTCAGCGCATGCAGGAGGAGAACATCACGCGTGCCCTCATTGTGGTGCAGCAGGGCATGACACCCTCTGCCAAGCAG TCCCTAGTTGACATGGCACCCAAGTACATCTTGGAGCAGTTTCTGCAGCAGGAGCTGCTCATCAACATCACAGAGCACGAG CTGGTCCCGGAGCATGTGGTCATGACCAAGGAAGAGGTGACGGAGCTGCTGGCCCGGTA TAAACTCCGAGAGAACCAGCTGCCCAGGATCCAGGCAGGAGACCCTGTGGCGCGGTACTTTGGGATAAAGCGTGGACAG GTGGTGAAGATCATCCGGCCGAGCGAGACTGCGGGCAGGTACATCACCTACCGGCTGGTACAGTAG
- the GPX4 gene encoding phospholipid hydroperoxide glutathione peroxidase isoform X1, which produces MSFSRLYRLLKPALLCGAVAAPGLAGTMCASRDDWRCARSMHEFSAKDIDGRMVNLDKYRGHVCIVTNVASQUGKTEVNYTQLVDLHARYAECGLRILAFPCNQFGRQEPGSNAEIKEFAAGYNVKFDMFSKICVNGDDAHPLWKWMKVQPKGRGMLGNAIKWNFTKFLIDKNGCVVKRYGPMEEPLVGACPGSPLGGLRKRCPSPPSPPQVIEKDLPCYL; this is translated from the exons ATGAGCTTTAGCCGTCTGTATCGCCTGCTGAAGCCAGCGCTACTTTGCGGGGCTGTGGCTGCGCCGGGCCTGGCTGGCACCATG TGCGCGTCCCGCGACGACTGGCGCTGTGCTCGCTCCATGCATGAATTCTCAGCCAAGGACATCGACGGGCGCATGGTTAACCTGGACAAGTACCG GGGCCACGTGTGCATCGTCACCAATGTGGCCTCGCAATGAGGCAAGACTGAAGTAAACTACACTCAGCTGGTCGACCTGCACGCCCGATACGCCGAGTGTGGTTTACGGATCCTGGCCTTCCCTTGCAACCAGTTTGGGAGGCAG GAGCCAGGGAGTAATGCGGAGATCAAAGAGTTCGCCGCTGGCTATAACGTCAAATTCGATATGTTCAGCAAGATCTGTGTAAATGGGGACGACGCCCACCCTCTGTGGAAATGGATGAAAGTCCAGCCCAAGGGGAGGGGCATGCTGGGAAA TGCCATCAAATGGAACTTCACCAAG TTTCTCATTGACAAGAACGGCTGTGTGGTGAAGCGGTACGGTCCCATGGAAGAGCCCCTGGTAGGTGCCTGTCCGGGGAGCCCGCTGGGGGGACTCAGGAAAAGGTGcccctcacccccttctcccccgcAGGTGATAGAGAAGGACCTGCCATGCTACCTCTAG
- the GPX4 gene encoding phospholipid hydroperoxide glutathione peroxidase isoform X2 produces MSFSRLYRLLKPALLCGAVAAPGLAGTMCASRDDWRCARSMHEFSAKDIDGRMVNLDKYRGHVCIVTNVASQUGKTEVNYTQLVDLHARYAECGLRILAFPCNQFGRQEPGSNAEIKEFAAGYNVKFDMFSKICVNGDDAHPLWKWMKVQPKGRGMLGNAIKWNFTKFLIDKNGCVVKRYGPMEEPLVIEKDLPCYL; encoded by the exons ATGAGCTTTAGCCGTCTGTATCGCCTGCTGAAGCCAGCGCTACTTTGCGGGGCTGTGGCTGCGCCGGGCCTGGCTGGCACCATG TGCGCGTCCCGCGACGACTGGCGCTGTGCTCGCTCCATGCATGAATTCTCAGCCAAGGACATCGACGGGCGCATGGTTAACCTGGACAAGTACCG GGGCCACGTGTGCATCGTCACCAATGTGGCCTCGCAATGAGGCAAGACTGAAGTAAACTACACTCAGCTGGTCGACCTGCACGCCCGATACGCCGAGTGTGGTTTACGGATCCTGGCCTTCCCTTGCAACCAGTTTGGGAGGCAG GAGCCAGGGAGTAATGCGGAGATCAAAGAGTTCGCCGCTGGCTATAACGTCAAATTCGATATGTTCAGCAAGATCTGTGTAAATGGGGACGACGCCCACCCTCTGTGGAAATGGATGAAAGTCCAGCCCAAGGGGAGGGGCATGCTGGGAAA TGCCATCAAATGGAACTTCACCAAG TTTCTCATTGACAAGAACGGCTGTGTGGTGAAGCGGTACGGTCCCATGGAAGAGCCCCTG GTGATAGAGAAGGACCTGCCATGCTACCTCTAG